A genome region from Chlorobaculum tepidum TLS includes the following:
- a CDS encoding NAD(P)/FAD-dependent oxidoreductase: protein MGNTISRRTFNRLLISGLAGSSLLMSGGPLMASAPKAHVVVIGGGFGGATVARYLRQLDPSISVTLVEPKKVFHTCPMSNWVIGGLFSMQNTAHTYHALRSRYGVEVVQEMATGIDPVKKTVKLKGGRMLSYDRLVVSPGVDFIWDAIEGYSRDVAESSMPYAWEAGPQTLLLRRQLLGMKDGENVIICAPKNPFRCPAAPYERASLIAYYLKKSKPKSKVIILDDKEVFTKQDLFMLGWDRLYRGKIEWRSASAGGKVERLDPAKMTVATEFGDEKGGVINVIPPQKAGRIAVETGLADTSGWCPVNPANFESLQHPGIHVIGDAALVGTMPKSGTAANTQAKALAAWLVASFGGGNAGEHDLASLCYSLLAPGYAISVAGGYIQSPEGIKDNPDTVHLTSMEATTAQLAGEAEQALQWYHNISQDTWG from the coding sequence ATGGGAAATACGATTTCTCGCAGGACTTTCAACAGGTTGCTGATTTCCGGTCTTGCCGGTTCATCATTGCTGATGTCCGGGGGGCCTCTGATGGCATCTGCTCCGAAGGCTCACGTCGTGGTGATCGGTGGTGGTTTTGGCGGGGCTACGGTTGCGCGCTATCTCAGGCAGCTTGATCCATCGATTTCGGTGACCCTTGTCGAGCCCAAAAAGGTTTTTCATACCTGCCCGATGAGCAACTGGGTGATCGGGGGTCTTTTTTCGATGCAGAATACCGCCCATACTTACCATGCTTTACGGAGCCGTTATGGCGTGGAAGTCGTGCAGGAGATGGCAACAGGTATCGATCCGGTGAAGAAAACCGTGAAGCTGAAGGGCGGACGCATGCTTTCGTACGACCGTCTGGTGGTTTCGCCGGGTGTCGATTTTATCTGGGATGCCATCGAAGGCTATAGCCGGGATGTAGCCGAATCGAGCATGCCTTATGCCTGGGAGGCTGGTCCACAGACGCTTCTGTTGCGCAGGCAGCTTCTCGGCATGAAAGATGGTGAAAACGTGATCATCTGCGCTCCGAAAAACCCCTTCCGCTGCCCGGCTGCGCCCTACGAGCGGGCAAGCCTCATTGCGTACTATCTGAAAAAGAGCAAGCCGAAATCGAAAGTCATCATTCTCGACGACAAGGAGGTTTTTACCAAGCAGGATCTGTTCATGCTTGGCTGGGATCGGCTCTATCGCGGAAAGATCGAGTGGCGGTCGGCCTCCGCAGGAGGAAAGGTTGAGCGTCTCGATCCAGCGAAGATGACTGTTGCGACCGAGTTCGGTGATGAAAAGGGTGGCGTGATCAACGTTATTCCTCCCCAGAAGGCGGGTCGCATTGCTGTTGAAACCGGACTCGCCGACACTTCCGGATGGTGCCCGGTCAATCCTGCGAATTTCGAATCGCTTCAGCATCCTGGTATTCATGTCATCGGGGATGCGGCACTGGTTGGAACGATGCCCAAATCGGGAACGGCGGCCAATACCCAGGCCAAGGCGCTTGCCGCGTGGCTGGTTGCTTCGTTCGGTGGCGGCAATGCCGGTGAGCATGATCTGGCCAGTCTCTGCTACAGCCTGCTCGCTCCCGGTTACGCGATCTCTGTCGCAGGCGGCTACATCCAGAGCCCCGAGGGGATCAAGGACAATCCCGATACCGTCCACCTGACCTCAATGGAGGCGACAACCGCCCAGCTTGCCGGAGAGGCAGAGCAGGCGCTCCAGTGGTATCACAATATTTCACAGGACACCTGGGGTTGA
- the soxX gene encoding sulfur oxidation c-type cytochrome SoxX — protein sequence MKSSGIIAAAAVLLLPSLGKAAAPAAVDSSVEKGKALALDTNKGNCIACHMMGDGEFPGNYGPPLSQMKERYPDRAVLRKQVWDASAINPKSIMPPFGKNGILNDSEIDNIVDYLYTL from the coding sequence ATGAAGTCTTCAGGCATTATTGCGGCAGCGGCCGTTCTGCTGCTGCCATCTCTCGGCAAAGCGGCGGCTCCGGCAGCGGTCGACTCTTCTGTCGAGAAGGGCAAGGCGCTCGCGCTCGACACAAACAAAGGGAATTGCATCGCCTGCCACATGATGGGCGACGGAGAGTTTCCCGGGAATTACGGCCCGCCCCTCAGCCAGATGAAAGAGCGTTATCCCGACAGGGCTGTTCTGCGCAAGCAGGTCTGGGATGCGTCGGCCATCAACCCGAAAAGTATTATGCCTCCGTTTGGCAAAAACGGTATTCTGAATGATTCCGAAATCGACAACATTGTCGATTATCTCTACACGCTCTGA
- the soxY gene encoding thiosulfate oxidation carrier protein SoxY gives MGISRRDFCRTIAGSAASFAVLAVMPGRLLASWNEKAFSASKLDEAIAAKFGSLPIEDSTAIQIKAPEIAENGAFVPVSVSTTIPGATNISIFTPANFSPMIASFDVLPRMIPDVSLRMRMAKTSNLVVIVQAGGKLYRATREVKVTIGGCGG, from the coding sequence ATGGGTATTTCCCGCAGAGATTTTTGCAGAACGATAGCGGGCTCGGCAGCATCTTTTGCCGTTCTCGCCGTCATGCCGGGCAGGCTTCTTGCCAGCTGGAACGAGAAGGCGTTTTCTGCCAGCAAGCTCGATGAGGCCATCGCAGCGAAGTTCGGTTCGCTGCCGATAGAGGATTCAACGGCAATCCAGATCAAAGCTCCTGAAATCGCAGAGAATGGTGCTTTCGTGCCGGTTTCGGTATCGACAACCATTCCGGGTGCAACCAACATCAGCATCTTCACGCCGGCCAACTTCAGCCCGATGATCGCTTCGTTCGATGTGCTGCCGCGCATGATTCCCGATGTCTCGCTTCGCATGAGAATGGCCAAAACCTCCAATCTGGTTGTGATCGTCCAGGCTGGCGGCAAGCTCTACCGCGCGACCCGTGAGGTCAAGGTGACCATTGGCGGCTGTGGCGGATAA
- the soxZ gene encoding thiosulfate oxidation carrier complex protein SoxZ translates to MKIKAVVQNNIVSVKVLIPHPMDTGRVKDQAGALIPAHFITEVTATIGGDTVFHAELGSGVSKDPYLSFQFKGAKAGDMLKVSWVDNKGASETAEAAITAM, encoded by the coding sequence ATGAAAATCAAAGCAGTAGTCCAGAATAATATCGTCTCGGTCAAGGTACTGATTCCGCATCCGATGGATACCGGACGCGTGAAAGATCAGGCAGGAGCGCTCATTCCGGCTCATTTCATCACCGAGGTAACAGCAACCATTGGCGGGGATACCGTTTTCCACGCTGAACTTGGCTCTGGCGTCTCGAAGGACCCCTATCTTTCGTTCCAGTTCAAGGGCGCCAAAGCAGGTGACATGCTCAAGGTCTCCTGGGTTGACAATAAAGGCGCTTCGGAAACTGCGGAGGCTGCCATTACGGCGATGTAA
- the soxA gene encoding sulfur oxidation c-type cytochrome SoxA gives MKKTIQRGLFTGALVLMTAMTAKPANAEVNYQALVDADVKAFQGFFRKEFPDVKLEDFGNGVYALDEDARKQWKEMEEFPPYELDVEAGKALFNKPFANGKSLASCFPNGGAVRGMYPYFDEKRKEVVTLEMAINECRVANGEKPYAWEKGDIARVSAYIASISRGQKVDVKVKSKAAYDAYMKGKKFFYAKRGQLNMSCSGCHMEYAGRHLRAEIISPALGHTTHFPVFRSKWGEIGTLHRRYAGCSNNIGAKPFAPQSEEYRDLEFFQTVMSNGLKYNGPASRK, from the coding sequence ATGAAAAAAACAATTCAGCGGGGGCTGTTTACCGGTGCACTCGTTCTGATGACGGCCATGACGGCGAAGCCGGCTAACGCGGAGGTCAATTACCAGGCACTGGTCGATGCGGATGTCAAGGCGTTCCAGGGCTTTTTCCGCAAGGAGTTTCCCGATGTGAAGCTTGAAGATTTCGGAAACGGCGTCTATGCGCTTGACGAAGATGCCCGCAAGCAGTGGAAGGAGATGGAGGAGTTTCCTCCCTATGAACTCGATGTCGAGGCGGGCAAGGCGCTCTTCAACAAACCCTTCGCCAATGGCAAATCGCTGGCGAGTTGTTTTCCGAACGGGGGAGCCGTGCGCGGCATGTATCCCTACTTCGACGAGAAGCGCAAAGAGGTGGTAACGCTCGAAATGGCGATCAACGAATGCCGGGTCGCTAATGGCGAGAAGCCTTATGCGTGGGAAAAAGGGGACATTGCAAGGGTTTCCGCCTACATCGCTTCGATAAGCCGCGGTCAGAAGGTTGACGTCAAGGTCAAGAGCAAGGCGGCTTACGATGCCTACATGAAGGGCAAGAAGTTTTTCTACGCCAAGCGCGGTCAGCTCAACATGTCGTGCTCGGGCTGCCACATGGAGTATGCCGGGCGCCATCTGAGGGCGGAAATCATCAGCCCGGCACTTGGACACACCACCCACTTCCCGGTGTTCCGCTCCAAGTGGGGCGAAATCGGCACGCTGCACAGACGCTATGCCGGCTGCAGCAACAACATTGGCGCCAAGCCGTTTGCTCCCCAGAGCGAAGAGTATCGCGATCTGGAATTTTTCCAGACAGTCATGTCAAACGGCCTGAAGTACAATGGCCCGGCATCAAGAAAATAA
- the soxB gene encoding thiosulfohydrolase SoxB, giving the protein MNLSRREFLRILGFAGAAGMLPNLASATKASSDLYDFGRFGDIRLMHITDTHAQLMPIYYREPSMNLGLGSAFGRPPHLVTEAFLKYYGITPGTPLAHAFTAINYTEAAQRFGKVGGFAHLKTLVDRMRGDFGADKTLLLDGGDTWQGSGTAFWSRGMDMVEACNLLGVDVMTGHWEFTYLEDEVLKNLAAFKGDFVAQNIKVKEEALFSGAKAFDENTGHAFRPYVVKTLGKHRVAVIGQAFPYTPIANPARFIPDWTFGINARDMQELVDSVRAKEKPDAVVLISHNGMDVDIKLAEVVSGIDVIFGGHTHDGVPQPFIVKNARGRTLVTNAGSNGKFLGVIDLKLGDGGVKEFKYKLLPVFANELPAHQGMQSLIDKIRAPYLDKLREPLATAGSLLYRRGNFDGPFDQIICDALRQRNDAQISLSPGFRWGTTILPGQTITMEHVLDQTCMTYPETYVRDMTGQQIKDILEDVADNLFNRDPFYQQGGDMVRTGGLDYRIDPTATMGKRIDNMRLENGTPVEASKNYRVAGWATVGAKSPGEPVWDTVVAYLKDKKVVEVTKLHTPELKNVGSNPGIDRS; this is encoded by the coding sequence ATGAACCTGTCACGACGTGAGTTTCTCCGCATTCTCGGATTCGCCGGGGCCGCAGGTATGCTGCCGAACCTGGCATCTGCAACCAAAGCTTCATCCGACCTTTACGATTTCGGACGTTTCGGCGATATCCGCCTGATGCATATCACCGATACCCATGCGCAGCTGATGCCGATCTACTACCGCGAGCCGAGCATGAATCTCGGTCTCGGCTCGGCCTTCGGACGTCCGCCCCATCTGGTGACGGAGGCGTTCCTGAAGTATTACGGCATCACGCCCGGCACGCCGCTGGCTCACGCGTTTACGGCGATCAATTACACCGAGGCGGCGCAGCGGTTCGGAAAGGTTGGCGGTTTCGCGCATCTGAAAACGCTTGTTGACAGGATGCGCGGTGATTTCGGGGCTGACAAGACACTCCTGCTCGATGGCGGCGACACCTGGCAGGGTTCCGGAACGGCTTTTTGGAGCCGCGGCATGGACATGGTCGAGGCCTGCAATCTGCTCGGCGTGGATGTTATGACCGGGCACTGGGAGTTCACCTATCTCGAAGATGAGGTGCTCAAGAACCTCGCGGCCTTCAAAGGGGACTTCGTGGCGCAGAATATCAAGGTCAAGGAGGAGGCGCTCTTCAGCGGCGCGAAGGCGTTCGACGAGAACACCGGGCATGCCTTCCGTCCCTACGTCGTCAAAACGCTGGGCAAGCATCGCGTGGCTGTTATCGGACAGGCGTTTCCCTACACGCCGATCGCCAATCCGGCAAGATTCATACCCGACTGGACTTTTGGTATCAATGCGAGAGACATGCAGGAGCTTGTCGATTCCGTTCGGGCCAAAGAGAAGCCGGATGCGGTTGTACTGATCTCGCACAACGGCATGGATGTCGATATCAAGCTCGCCGAAGTGGTCAGTGGCATCGATGTGATTTTCGGTGGTCACACGCATGACGGCGTGCCGCAGCCCTTCATCGTCAAGAACGCCAGGGGGCGTACTCTCGTGACCAACGCCGGATCAAACGGCAAGTTTCTCGGCGTCATCGATTTGAAGCTCGGTGATGGCGGCGTCAAGGAGTTCAAGTACAAGTTGCTTCCCGTGTTCGCCAACGAGCTTCCGGCGCATCAGGGAATGCAGTCACTGATCGATAAAATCCGCGCGCCGTATCTCGACAAGCTCCGGGAGCCGCTGGCCACCGCCGGATCGCTGCTCTACCGGCGCGGCAACTTCGACGGCCCCTTTGACCAGATCATCTGCGACGCGCTTCGCCAGCGCAACGACGCGCAGATTTCGCTTTCGCCCGGTTTCCGCTGGGGTACGACCATCCTGCCTGGCCAGACCATCACGATGGAGCACGTACTCGACCAGACCTGCATGACCTATCCCGAAACGTACGTGCGCGACATGACCGGCCAGCAGATCAAGGACATTCTCGAAGATGTTGCCGACAACCTCTTTAACCGCGATCCCTTCTACCAGCAGGGCGGCGACATGGTGCGCACTGGCGGCCTCGACTACCGGATCGACCCGACGGCTACAATGGGCAAGCGCATCGACAACATGCGGCTTGAAAACGGCACGCCGGTTGAGGCCTCGAAAAACTATCGTGTCGCGGGCTGGGCGACCGTTGGAGCAAAATCTCCCGGCGAGCCGGTCTGGGATACCGTGGTCGCGTATCTGAAAGACAAGAAAGTGGTCGAGGTTACAAAGCTTCATACGCCAGAACTGAAAAACGTTGGCAGCAACCCCGGCATCGATCGGTCTTGA
- a CDS encoding TlpA family protein disulfide reductase, with protein sequence MKSIKTFFATSFMALSMLGAVPVARTFAAGPSASPAVAGKMAPAFTLKTLEGKELNSSQLAGRPYIVNFFASWCPPCREELPGMVALQKKYAKQGFTFVGIAFRDRPATLPDFLWEMGVEYPVGLTTPELEAAFGKFMPGGKIRVIPATFVVGRDGKLINAVSGGLVKEDFESLILKAIGSRPSK encoded by the coding sequence ATGAAATCCATAAAGACATTTTTCGCCACATCTTTCATGGCGCTTTCGATGCTTGGCGCGGTTCCTGTTGCAAGGACCTTTGCAGCGGGACCTTCCGCAAGTCCCGCGGTCGCGGGCAAAATGGCACCGGCGTTCACACTCAAGACGCTCGAAGGCAAAGAGCTGAACAGCTCGCAGCTTGCCGGGAGGCCCTATATAGTCAATTTTTTCGCCTCGTGGTGCCCACCCTGCCGTGAGGAGCTGCCCGGCATGGTGGCATTGCAGAAAAAGTATGCCAAGCAGGGCTTTACCTTTGTTGGCATCGCTTTTCGGGATCGTCCGGCGACCTTGCCTGATTTTCTCTGGGAGATGGGCGTCGAGTATCCGGTTGGCCTGACCACTCCCGAACTCGAAGCAGCATTCGGCAAGTTTATGCCTGGCGGCAAAATCCGGGTGATTCCGGCAACCTTTGTCGTCGGTCGCGATGGCAAGCTGATCAATGCTGTCAGTGGAGGTCTCGTCAAAGAGGATTTCGAGTCGCTCATCCTCAAAGCGATCGGCAGCAGACCTTCAAAATAA
- a CDS encoding type III sulfide quinone reductase, selenoprotein subtype, which translates to MSKKIVVLGAGTAGTIVSNNLRRHLPADWEITVIDRDDDHIYQPGLLFVPFGVQKSSTLVKSRKKYITAGINFVMDEITHIDPEKKEVKTKNHTFTYDFLVISTGCRIAPEENEGLMEAWGKNAFTFYYKEAADQLRLRLKEFDGGKLVMNIAELPFKCPVAPIEFVFMADWFLKKKGVRNKSEIELVTPLPMAFTKPKAAAVFTESAREKNIKITTSFELNRVDGKEKFIESVQGDKVKYDTLVIVPTTIGDPVISNSGIDDGIGYVPTHHNTLKALKHDGVYVIGDATNVPTSKAGSVAHYEADVVVFNIMAEIYGAKPEEIFDGHSTCFIVYSKGTASLIDFNYKIEPLPGKFPMPKLGPFSLLKETKMNWYGKLAFEPLYWNVLLDGKHLGMPPTLVMAGKEVG; encoded by the coding sequence ATGTCTAAAAAAATCGTCGTATTGGGAGCGGGTACCGCCGGAACGATTGTCTCGAACAATCTGAGGCGTCACCTCCCGGCAGACTGGGAAATCACGGTTATCGATCGTGATGACGACCACATTTATCAGCCGGGTCTTCTGTTCGTGCCGTTCGGAGTTCAGAAATCGAGCACTCTGGTCAAATCGAGGAAGAAGTACATTACTGCGGGTATCAATTTCGTCATGGATGAAATCACCCATATCGATCCGGAAAAGAAAGAGGTCAAGACCAAAAACCACACGTTTACCTACGACTTTCTCGTTATCAGTACCGGTTGCCGTATCGCTCCGGAAGAGAATGAGGGTTTGATGGAGGCCTGGGGCAAGAATGCCTTCACCTTCTACTACAAGGAGGCGGCTGATCAGCTCAGGCTGCGCCTGAAAGAGTTCGATGGTGGAAAGCTGGTCATGAACATCGCCGAGCTGCCGTTCAAATGCCCGGTGGCGCCGATCGAGTTTGTCTTTATGGCGGACTGGTTCCTGAAAAAGAAGGGGGTCAGGAACAAATCGGAAATCGAGCTGGTCACGCCGTTGCCGATGGCCTTCACCAAGCCCAAGGCAGCTGCGGTATTCACCGAGTCGGCGAGGGAGAAAAACATCAAGATCACCACGAGCTTCGAGCTCAACCGTGTCGATGGCAAGGAGAAATTCATCGAGTCAGTACAGGGCGACAAGGTGAAGTATGATACCCTGGTTATTGTGCCGACCACGATCGGTGATCCGGTAATCAGCAACTCCGGTATCGACGACGGTATCGGTTACGTGCCAACGCACCACAATACGCTCAAGGCGCTCAAGCACGATGGTGTCTATGTGATCGGCGACGCCACCAACGTACCGACCTCAAAGGCCGGTTCGGTTGCACACTACGAGGCGGACGTCGTGGTCTTCAACATCATGGCCGAAATCTATGGCGCCAAGCCGGAGGAGATTTTCGATGGCCACTCGACCTGCTTCATCGTCTATTCGAAAGGCACCGCCTCGCTGATCGACTTCAATTACAAAATCGAGCCGTTGCCGGGCAAGTTCCCGATGCCAAAGCTTGGGCCATTCTCACTGTTGAAGGAGACCAAGATGAACTGGTATGGCAAGCTCGCCTTCGAGCCGCTCTACTGGAACGTCCTGCTCGATGGCAAACACCTTGGTATGCCTCCTACCCTTGTTATGGCCGGTAAAGAGGTCGGATAA
- a CDS encoding helix-turn-helix domain-containing protein, producing the protein MQSLSSHYHQLLGLPSNWEVENVNLSMSSRQVEIRLAFTGKQGECPICGQSCLIYDHAAEQRWLHLDTMQFETILVARLPRCQCKEHGVKTVQAPWAARHSRFTLLFESFAVELLLHCANIKAASRLLRLNWHTVNQIMRRAVQRGLVRRKAETVEYLGIDEKSFKAGQHYVTTLTDLGERRVLEVVEHRTTEATKELLASLNDRPAVAMETIAMMVSVSMIVSRLVNLLIFSAFWSPPRYRPWPGC; encoded by the coding sequence ATGCAGAGCCTGTCGAGCCATTACCACCAACTGTTAGGTCTTCCCTCAAACTGGGAAGTCGAGAACGTCAACTTGTCGATGAGTAGCCGGCAAGTGGAGATCAGACTGGCCTTTACCGGCAAGCAGGGCGAGTGTCCAATCTGCGGCCAATCATGCCTCATCTATGACCATGCCGCTGAGCAGCGGTGGCTTCATCTTGATACCATGCAGTTCGAGACGATCCTGGTGGCCCGTTTGCCTCGTTGCCAATGCAAGGAGCATGGAGTCAAAACCGTTCAGGCGCCATGGGCGGCACGGCATTCTCGTTTCACGTTGCTGTTCGAGAGCTTTGCCGTCGAGCTGTTGTTGCACTGTGCCAATATCAAGGCGGCGTCGCGCCTGTTACGCTTGAACTGGCACACCGTCAATCAAATCATGCGACGCGCCGTTCAGCGAGGATTGGTTCGCCGGAAAGCCGAAACCGTCGAGTATCTGGGTATCGATGAAAAAAGCTTCAAGGCGGGCCAGCATTACGTCACAACGCTGACTGATCTCGGCGAAAGGCGCGTGCTTGAGGTGGTCGAGCATCGCACGACCGAGGCGACCAAAGAGCTGCTTGCATCGCTGAACGACAGGCCCGCAGTGGCGATGGAGACAATCGCGATGATGGTGAGCGTATCCATGATAGTTTCTCGTTTGGTTAACTTGTTGATTTTTAGCGCGTTCTGGTCGCCGCCGCGATATAGACCGTGGCCAGGATGCTGA
- a CDS encoding F0F1 ATP synthase subunit A, with the protein MHLSSDEVILWQSGFLKLNLTIVTTWALMLLLAGGSALITRRLSTGITISRWQSMLEIIVTMAHRQISEVGLQKPEKYLPFIAALFLFIATANLCTVIPGYEPPTGSLSTTAALALSVFIAVPLFGIAESSLVGYLKTYAEPTPIMLPFNIVGELTRTMALAVRLFGNMMSGDMILVILLTISPLVFPVLMNILGLLTGMVQAYIFSILATVYIAAATRTR; encoded by the coding sequence ATGCATCTGAGCAGCGACGAGGTCATTCTGTGGCAGTCGGGCTTTCTGAAGCTCAACCTGACCATCGTCACCACGTGGGCCCTGATGCTACTGCTCGCAGGCGGCTCGGCGCTCATTACGCGGCGGCTCTCGACCGGCATCACGATTTCGCGCTGGCAGAGCATGCTGGAGATCATTGTTACAATGGCCCACCGGCAGATCAGCGAGGTGGGCCTGCAGAAGCCCGAAAAGTATCTGCCCTTCATTGCCGCGCTCTTTCTGTTCATCGCCACGGCGAACCTCTGCACGGTCATTCCTGGCTACGAACCGCCGACCGGCTCGCTCTCCACCACGGCGGCCCTCGCCCTCTCGGTCTTCATCGCCGTGCCGCTTTTCGGCATCGCGGAGAGCAGCCTTGTGGGCTACCTGAAAACCTACGCCGAACCGACGCCCATCATGCTTCCCTTCAATATCGTCGGCGAACTCACCCGTACGATGGCGCTCGCCGTGCGTCTGTTCGGCAACATGATGAGCGGCGATATGATTCTCGTCATTTTGCTGACGATTTCGCCGCTCGTCTTTCCGGTGCTGATGAACATCCTCGGCCTGTTGACTGGCATGGTGCAGGCCTACATTTTCAGCATCCTGGCCACGGTCTATATCGCGGCGGCGACCAGAACGCGCTAA
- a CDS encoding ATP synthase subunit I, which yields MTTNFLAILGGFALGLFYFGGLWLTVRKGLFSPHPALLFLTSTLLRTASVIGGFLLISSGDPVRLLFAVGGFVAAKVASIAFGRRNSAPEHRDKEETPCI from the coding sequence ATGACAACGAATTTTCTGGCAATACTCGGCGGCTTTGCGCTGGGGCTGTTTTATTTCGGCGGACTCTGGCTGACCGTGCGAAAGGGACTCTTCTCGCCGCACCCGGCGCTGCTGTTTCTGACAAGCACGCTTCTGCGCACGGCGAGCGTCATCGGCGGATTCCTCCTCATTTCGTCTGGCGATCCGGTGCGGCTGCTCTTTGCCGTCGGCGGTTTCGTGGCGGCAAAAGTGGCGAGCATCGCGTTCGGACGCCGCAACAGTGCACCGGAGCATCGCGACAAAGAGGAGACGCCATGCATCTGA
- a CDS encoding AtpZ/AtpI family protein, whose protein sequence is MNEREPEKLSAKDKPLEKRVGDSELRKIRARKNATRSIWEGFAMFGIIGWAVAIPTLIGVAVGIWLDRHYPSPHSWTLTMIVVGVVIGCLNAWHWVSEENRNIDKEE, encoded by the coding sequence ATGAATGAGCGCGAACCGGAAAAATTGTCGGCGAAGGACAAGCCGCTCGAAAAGCGTGTCGGCGACAGTGAACTGCGCAAGATCAGGGCGCGAAAGAACGCGACCCGAAGCATTTGGGAAGGATTCGCCATGTTCGGCATCATCGGCTGGGCGGTAGCGATTCCGACACTCATCGGCGTGGCGGTCGGCATCTGGCTCGACCGGCACTACCCTTCGCCCCACTCCTGGACGCTAACCATGATCGTCGTTGGGGTGGTGATCGGCTGCCTGAACGCCTGGCACTGGGTCTCGGAGGAAAACCGGAACATCGACAAGGAGGAGTGA
- a CDS encoding F0F1 ATP synthase subunit epsilon produces MLADSMRLKILLPYRVFAIKERVLNIVAETELGSYGFLPNRLDCIAPLVPGILMYKTHDEGETFVAVDQGILVKTGPEVVVSVRHAIGGVDLGQLESAVKQQFLDLDERERSVRSTMAKLESSFIRRYMELKHE; encoded by the coding sequence GCTTGCCGACTCGATGCGCCTGAAAATTCTCCTGCCCTACAGAGTGTTCGCCATCAAAGAGCGGGTGCTGAACATCGTCGCCGAAACGGAGCTGGGCTCCTACGGTTTCCTGCCCAACCGGCTTGACTGCATCGCACCGCTCGTGCCAGGCATCCTGATGTACAAGACTCACGATGAGGGCGAAACTTTCGTCGCGGTCGATCAGGGTATTCTCGTCAAAACCGGGCCTGAGGTGGTGGTGTCCGTGCGTCACGCCATTGGCGGGGTCGATCTCGGCCAGCTCGAATCGGCAGTCAAGCAGCAGTTTCTCGATCTCGACGAGCGCGAGCGCAGCGTTCGCAGCACGATGGCCAAGCTGGAGAGCAGTTTCATCCGGCGCTACATGGAGCTGAAACATGAATGA